The Sulfurospirillum halorespirans DSM 13726 genome has a window encoding:
- a CDS encoding Crp/Fnr family transcriptional regulator — protein MTNDPLALIASLPLFDSLQSDDIQKIASFCSVRHHKAGDVLFYEKDTKDAIYYIIKGSVKFYKVDRFDNEIFLYKLYSNSLIFNVSKLIDSFFISCYANAEFLEDSTVLSIQSEPFRAMIYTNHRLMTKILEESFKMIQQMQCIISRDVVFDGTAKVAHMLVNELETFNRLKKHEIAYMLHIQPETLSRILNKLTRNGTIEIEKNSVVVLNIQELKEIYE, from the coding sequence ATGACAAACGATCCTTTGGCGCTTATTGCTTCCTTGCCACTGTTTGATTCTCTGCAAAGTGACGATATCCAAAAAATCGCCTCCTTTTGCAGTGTGCGTCACCATAAAGCTGGTGATGTGCTTTTTTATGAAAAAGACACCAAAGATGCGATCTATTACATCATCAAAGGCTCGGTCAAATTTTACAAGGTAGACCGTTTTGATAATGAAATTTTCCTCTACAAACTCTACTCCAACTCCCTTATTTTCAATGTTTCCAAGCTGATTGATAGCTTTTTTATCAGCTGTTACGCGAACGCCGAATTTTTGGAAGACAGCACGGTGCTCTCCATCCAAAGTGAGCCGTTTCGCGCGATGATCTACACCAATCACCGTTTGATGACGAAGATATTGGAAGAGTCGTTTAAGATGATTCAGCAGATGCAGTGTATTATTAGCCGTGATGTTGTGTTTGATGGAACGGCGAAAGTCGCGCACATGCTCGTTAATGAGCTGGAAACGTTTAACCGCCTTAAAAAACATGAAATTGCCTATATGTTGCACATTCAACCTGAGACACTTTCACGTATTTTAAACAAACTCACCCGTAACGGCACGATTGAGATCGAAAAAAACAGCGTTGTGGTCTTGAATATTCAAGAGCTCAAAGAGATTTATGAGTAG
- a CDS encoding type IV pili methyl-accepting chemotaxis transducer N-terminal domain-containing protein, translating into MIKPTTISTKMKLAGGLLSFVIIFIISLTVMMNQMSKKDSYIINIAGKQRMLSQKISKETFFIVHRHTNDFRELNTAVGLFESSLKDLLYGNDAKGIYAPQNDRIQTKLEEVMALWLPFRVEVEALKSGIEEVRPDMEVLTPRIEKLLVLSDTVVQRMVGANLSNIHIDLSGRQRMLSQRMGLYVNRYLRSANAQDLLVYADAKALYNKTIKSFLDDAAVKNAPEVYAIVKENNAYWEEYMLYLDHVIALESEINKHLAFVYEKNVQLLNAMDEAVWLYTDHSEAKNDMFLKFQYIALLIGLIIIVYAFVMTKEITEHLEGFVQKAKELAHGDISSFSGQNVTLSSHSEDELKEASTHISLFVQKVNLAMKDSEDALKKAENAVSQLQQLAEEVEDVIEDMGIDENAKKTFDKNVNATEDIAIQSAENLIHVNRMLQKLKKSLNAMVESSNQTDEKKEV; encoded by the coding sequence ATGATTAAACCAACCACCATTAGCACCAAAATGAAACTCGCAGGCGGACTGCTTTCGTTTGTGATTATTTTCATCATTTCACTCACCGTCATGATGAACCAGATGAGCAAAAAAGACTCCTACATCATCAACATCGCAGGCAAACAGCGCATGCTCTCCCAAAAGATCAGTAAAGAGACCTTTTTCATCGTGCATCGCCATACCAATGACTTCCGCGAGCTCAACACCGCGGTCGGTCTGTTTGAAAGCAGCCTCAAAGACCTTTTGTACGGCAATGATGCCAAAGGCATTTACGCCCCTCAAAATGATCGCATCCAAACCAAACTGGAAGAGGTCATGGCGCTGTGGCTTCCGTTTCGCGTTGAGGTTGAAGCGCTTAAAAGCGGCATCGAAGAGGTGCGCCCAGATATGGAAGTCTTAACGCCTCGCATCGAAAAACTCCTCGTGCTCTCTGACACGGTGGTGCAACGCATGGTGGGAGCGAATCTCAGCAACATTCACATCGATCTTTCAGGTCGTCAACGCATGCTCTCTCAACGTATGGGGCTGTATGTGAATCGTTATTTGCGCTCGGCCAATGCACAAGACTTGCTCGTTTATGCCGATGCCAAGGCACTTTACAACAAAACCATTAAAAGCTTTTTGGATGATGCTGCGGTGAAAAATGCTCCCGAAGTCTACGCCATCGTCAAAGAGAACAACGCGTATTGGGAAGAGTACATGCTCTACTTAGACCATGTCATCGCACTGGAGAGTGAGATCAACAAGCACTTGGCGTTTGTGTATGAAAAAAACGTGCAACTGCTCAATGCAATGGATGAAGCGGTCTGGCTCTACACCGACCACAGCGAAGCCAAAAACGATATGTTTCTCAAATTTCAGTACATCGCGCTTTTGATTGGGCTTATTATCATCGTGTATGCGTTTGTGATGACCAAAGAGATTACGGAACATTTAGAAGGGTTTGTGCAAAAAGCCAAAGAGCTCGCACATGGCGATATAAGTAGTTTTTCGGGGCAAAATGTGACGCTCTCTTCCCACAGCGAAGATGAGCTCAAAGAAGCTTCAACGCACATTTCACTCTTTGTGCAAAAGGTCAATCTCGCGATGAAAGACTCCGAAGATGCGCTCAAAAAAGCAGAAAATGCCGTCTCACAACTCCAGCAACTCGCGGAAGAAGTTGAAGATGTCATCGAAGATATGGGCATTGACGAGAATGCAAAGAAGACGTTTGATAAAAATGTGAACGCGACAGAAGACATCGCCATCCAGTCGGCGGAAAATCTCATCCATGTCAACCGCATGCTTCAAAAGCTGAAAAAAAGCCTTAATGCGATGGTCGAGAGTAGCAACCAAACGGACGAAAAAAAAGAGGTGTAA
- a CDS encoding RBBP9/YdeN family alpha/beta hydrolase produces the protein MKKVYIIHGYSASSNDHWFPWFVEKVHTVYGIEVALLRMPMSETPQVEAWLEKLRDKIGTPNNETFIIAHSLGCITLLRYLDALPESFALGGMILVSPFDKPLEIFPNLDAFVDTKLDYAKLSRNILQKHVIFSDNDMYVPSFISKELGIKLDSALLEIPRGGHFLGIEGFEMFPELYEIFRQMITKY, from the coding sequence ATGAAAAAAGTTTACATTATTCATGGCTATTCCGCTTCGTCCAATGACCATTGGTTTCCGTGGTTTGTTGAGAAAGTTCATACCGTGTACGGCATAGAGGTGGCACTGCTACGCATGCCGATGTCCGAAACACCGCAGGTTGAGGCGTGGCTTGAAAAACTTCGCGACAAGATCGGCACGCCGAATAATGAGACGTTTATCATCGCGCACAGTCTAGGCTGTATCACCCTTTTGCGCTACCTTGACGCACTCCCTGAGAGTTTTGCTCTTGGCGGCATGATCTTAGTCTCCCCATTTGATAAACCCCTCGAAATTTTCCCCAACCTTGACGCGTTTGTTGACACCAAACTTGACTACGCCAAACTCTCACGCAACATCCTCCAAAAGCACGTCATTTTCTCTGACAACGATATGTACGTTCCCTCTTTCATCAGTAAAGAACTGGGCATCAAACTCGACAGCGCCCTTCTAGAAATCCCACGTGGCGGACATTTCTTAGGCATTGAAGGCTTTGAAATGTTCCCCGAATTGTATGAGATTTTTAGGCAGATGATTACGAAATATTAA
- a CDS encoding ArsS family sensor histidine kinase: MGSISIVKLISFFFFVALITINSAFFIESNRQIRDAEYFTYQRFMLGMRIRGQEDGNITQQLEQIGLKDSSLNPSEIRQNGEKIFSDSYADMIRYNKKLYFVPRFFSVDSEMLSQIMAAAGLAPSRSSIIRNGVPLENLKELSSPRIWILWFIVNSVMMAFFIAVLRKLLKLRNLKNLIRETGEKDKFKPIKIEANDEIGQIASEFNATMQKLYTLKEARALFLRNILHEFRNPIMKGRIMADVIAELLQDDKFKNILKKIFIRLEIILGEVVKVEKLVSNEWAFKKNKHRVIDIIDHSIDLLLLKDTSRIEVRADNKISAVEVDFELYATGVKNLIDNALKYSSGKVLVSIDKNTVCISSIGEKLEAERLDFERAFNRKVEASNSGLGLGLYIANQIFKKHGHTLKYKYEDGKNNFLIYSIN, translated from the coding sequence ATGGGTAGTATATCTATAGTCAAATTAATATCATTTTTCTTTTTTGTAGCTCTAATTACAATAAATTCGGCATTTTTTATCGAATCCAATAGACAAATAAGAGATGCGGAGTACTTTACTTACCAGCGCTTTATGTTAGGTATGCGCATACGCGGACAAGAAGATGGCAATATAACTCAACAGCTAGAGCAAATCGGACTTAAAGACAGTAGCCTTAACCCTAGTGAGATTAGGCAAAACGGTGAGAAAATTTTTAGCGATTCATATGCTGATATGATAAGATACAATAAAAAGCTTTATTTTGTGCCTAGATTTTTTTCTGTAGATTCTGAAATGCTATCTCAAATTATGGCTGCGGCAGGGCTTGCCCCATCAAGAAGTAGTATCATTAGGAACGGGGTGCCTTTAGAAAATTTAAAAGAACTCTCTTCACCTAGAATTTGGATACTTTGGTTTATAGTAAATAGTGTAATGATGGCTTTTTTTATAGCCGTTTTAAGAAAGCTGCTAAAACTTAGAAATTTAAAAAATTTGATAAGGGAAACAGGAGAAAAAGATAAATTTAAACCGATAAAAATAGAAGCAAATGATGAAATAGGCCAAATCGCCAGCGAATTTAATGCGACAATGCAAAAACTATATACACTAAAGGAAGCCAGAGCACTATTTTTACGCAATATTTTGCACGAATTTCGCAACCCGATAATGAAGGGGCGGATTATGGCGGACGTGATAGCTGAGCTCTTACAAGATGATAAATTTAAAAATATATTAAAAAAAATTTTTATACGACTTGAAATAATATTGGGCGAAGTCGTCAAGGTAGAAAAACTTGTATCCAATGAATGGGCATTTAAAAAAAATAAACACCGAGTCATAGATATCATTGATCACTCAATAGATCTACTTTTATTAAAAGATACGAGTCGCATAGAAGTGCGAGCGGACAACAAAATAAGTGCGGTAGAGGTTGATTTTGAACTTTACGCAACTGGCGTTAAAAATTTAATTGACAATGCTTTAAAATACTCTAGTGGCAAAGTTCTTGTAAGCATAGATAAAAATACGGTCTGCATAAGTAGCATAGGAGAGAAGCTTGAGGCAGAAAGACTTGATTTTGAAAGGGCTTTTAACAGAAAGGTAGAGGCGTCAAATTCAGGGCTGGGTCTTGGACTTTATATAGCAAATCAAATTTTTAAAAAACATGGTCATACCTTAAAATACAAGTACGAAGATGGTAAAAATAATTTTCTGATTTATTCCATAAATTAA
- a CDS encoding response regulator produces the protein MVEILLIEDDLDLAELLKYALAKSEIGITIVTNPLEGLKILNEKNTFDTMIEILLIEDDLDLAELLKYALAKSEIGVTIATNPLEGLKILNEKSTFDALVLDLGLPDMDGLEVCKNVRRTYLSLPIIISSARTETLDKIKGFELGADDYVTKPYEPIELAFRLRSILRRGILVSNDSKTFLVDKQRRIIVKNKEEIAPTKLEFDIFTYLYEKEGIVIPREDILIHLGQSKFQSGLKSIDVAIGRLRQKIGDDPQNPRFIHSVRGIGYKFING, from the coding sequence ATGGTAGAAATTTTACTTATAGAAGACGATCTTGATCTGGCTGAGCTTTTAAAATATGCTTTGGCAAAAAGTGAGATTGGCATAACTATAGTCACAAATCCACTTGAAGGACTTAAAATTTTAAACGAAAAAAATACCTTCGATACTATGATAGAAATTTTACTTATAGAAGACGATCTTGATCTGGCTGAGCTTTTAAAATATGCTTTGGCAAAAAGTGAGATTGGCGTAACGATAGCCACAAATCCGCTTGAAGGACTTAAAATTTTAAACGAAAAAAGTACCTTCGATGCATTGGTACTTGATCTGGGCTTGCCCGATATGGACGGTCTTGAAGTGTGCAAAAATGTTAGGCGGACCTATCTGTCGCTACCTATAATTATATCATCGGCTCGCACCGAGACACTAGATAAGATAAAAGGGTTTGAGCTTGGGGCAGATGATTATGTGACAAAGCCGTATGAGCCCATAGAACTTGCTTTTAGGCTAAGGTCCATATTACGCCGAGGGATACTGGTTAGCAATGACTCCAAAACTTTTTTAGTCGATAAACAAAGACGTATCATTGTAAAGAATAAAGAGGAAATAGCACCAACAAAATTGGAATTTGATATTTTTACCTACCTTTATGAAAAAGAGGGGATAGTTATACCAAGAGAAGATATTTTGATACATTTAGGTCAGTCAAAATTTCAAAGTGGACTAAAAAGTATTGATGTAGCTATAGGGCGCCTACGCCAAAAAATTGGAGATGATCCTCAAAATCCACGCTTTATTCACTCTGTGCGCGGTATAGGGTATAAATTTATCAATGGGTAG
- a CDS encoding metalloid reductase RarA, translating to MSGTVFSYYDMDSTEYFPPASATNRIRQHIGGIGAELRFLTGFYNDFRVGLTAQGLANFAPSSAAKDYFAYDWNSEGAALSEAYLEYKRDFIDLKIGRQYYNSKYTGLVPPLVATNTDVGYKEAFEGVSTRIKLDSIDTVIGLADFWKFAGRSRAVTGVSSDDGAPEFKDKVIIGGFGPFAYKFDNIFNSFVTYNGVPSVSLTAAYANVSDLEYDNVTKGDINFYFAAAGYKTPALFENAMVGINAMYKGSRTTGTLKENYDFDGNYYTGMVGLYNAYGFDFGYAYSTVSKNQAALQGIGNDCGAFTATPIYGPFLFMSFAGMELHKLSVGYDLSNVGVKGLRLDADYWYGEQHNGSNVRAGGLHGQAPGTRIDVEGWDTQVTYKVPAVKGLKLSAIYETMDRKLKYTSGGSDGKTTDEELWLRVSYDFDILK from the coding sequence ATGAGTGGAACTGTATTTTCATACTATGATATGGATTCAACTGAGTACTTTCCACCAGCTAGCGCAACAAATAGAATTCGCCAACATATTGGTGGCATTGGCGCTGAGCTCAGATTTTTGACTGGTTTTTACAATGATTTTAGGGTAGGTCTTACAGCTCAGGGCTTAGCAAATTTTGCTCCATCAAGTGCTGCAAAAGATTATTTCGCATACGACTGGAATAGCGAAGGTGCAGCATTATCAGAAGCTTATCTCGAATACAAACGTGACTTCATTGACCTTAAAATCGGTCGTCAGTACTACAACTCAAAATACACTGGACTCGTACCACCACTTGTTGCTACAAACACAGATGTAGGCTACAAAGAGGCATTTGAGGGCGTGAGCACTAGGATAAAGCTTGATAGCATCGATACTGTTATTGGTTTGGCTGACTTTTGGAAATTTGCCGGTAGATCAAGGGCTGTAACAGGCGTATCCAGCGATGATGGTGCACCAGAATTTAAAGATAAAGTTATCATCGGTGGCTTTGGACCTTTTGCTTATAAATTTGATAACATCTTTAACTCATTTGTAACATATAATGGAGTTCCAAGCGTCTCGCTCACGGCTGCTTACGCAAATGTATCGGATCTTGAATATGACAACGTGACAAAGGGTGATATAAACTTTTACTTTGCAGCAGCTGGCTACAAAACGCCTGCGCTTTTTGAAAATGCAATGGTTGGCATAAACGCTATGTATAAAGGTTCAAGAACAACCGGCACTTTAAAAGAGAATTATGACTTTGATGGCAACTACTACACAGGCATGGTGGGACTATATAACGCTTATGGCTTTGATTTTGGATACGCATACTCAACTGTTAGCAAAAATCAAGCTGCACTTCAAGGCATAGGCAACGATTGTGGGGCATTTACAGCCACTCCGATTTATGGTCCATTTTTGTTTATGTCATTTGCGGGTATGGAGTTACATAAGCTTAGCGTAGGCTACGATCTTAGCAATGTAGGCGTTAAGGGTCTTAGGCTAGATGCTGACTACTGGTATGGCGAGCAGCATAACGGCAGCAACGTCCGCGCAGGCGGTTTGCATGGTCAAGCACCTGGCACAAGGATAGATGTAGAGGGATGGGATACACAAGTTACCTACAAAGTCCCTGCGGTCAAAGGCTTAAAGCTATCTGCTATTTATGAAACTATGGATAGAAAACTAAAATACACTAGCGGTGGCTCTGATGGCAAAACGACAGACGAGGAGCTTTGGCTAAGAGTATCTTATGACTTTGACATATTAAAATAA